TCTATCAATAACTGATTGGTTAATGGCAACTTTCAATTGGTATTCAGTAGATGTTGGCAAAAAATGATATTCCGGTAATTTTATTCTTCCTTCATCAGTTTAAAAAAAGCTTCTTTCTTTGCCCTTGATATCGGAATACTGGCTCCGTTTTCCATTTCAACCATCCCTTCTCTGGAATAACTTACAATATAATTGGTATTAATTAGGAAAGACTGATGTACCCGGAAAAAATCAGGTGGGAGGAGAATGCTTTCATAGTTTTTAAGAGGTTTGGAAATCATGATTTTCTTTCCATCATTTAGGTAGAAAGTAGTATAGGAACCGGAAGTTTCACAATGCATAATCTGGTTGATCTTTACCACATGCATTGCTTCCTGGGTAGGGAGGATGATTCTTTGGGGAGTTCTGTGCATATTATGACTGAGTTCATGTACCTGTTGTTCTTCAAGAAAACGTTCCTTTATTCCTGAAATTCTGTTAATTGCTATTTCAAGTTCCTCAGCATCAATAGGTTTTAGTAAATAATCCAAAGCGCTGAATTTGAATGCCCGAATAGCGTATTCTTCATAAGCCGTTGTAAAAATCAAATGAAATTTCCGGTAAGAAATTTGTTGAAGTACCTCGAATCCTGTTCCATTTTTTAACATAATATCCATAAAAACAAGATCAGGCTGTAGCCTGTTAATAAGTTTTGCTGCTTCATCAGCACTTTCAGCATAGCCTATGATCTGGATTTTATCCGGAGCAATCATTTCCAACATAATGGACAAAGCTTCCCGTAAGTGATATTCGTCTTCTATGATTATTGTTTTGTACATATTTTATAATATTGGAATAAATAATGTTACCATGCAGCCTTGCTGACCATCTTTATCAATGGTCATTTCCCTTACTTCAAGTTTTGCCCTTGAATTATCTTTAAGCATAAGAAGCAATCTCTCATCCGTAATCTTAGTCGAAAGAGAACGATGAGAATCATCTGTTTTCTGCTTTCTGGAAGCGGTAAGTCCGATTCCATTATCCCTGATTGTACAAATGAGAAGGTTTTCTTCCGGCTTTTCTTCAAAATTAATGAATAATACTCCTTTTTGGAAGGCTTCTAAAGGTTTTAATCCATGCTCAATGGCGTTTTCAACGAATGGCTGTATTAAAAGTGGAGGAATATGAAGCTGCTGATCTACAGATTCTTCACATTGTATTTGGTAATCAAAACTTCGATTTAAACGAAGCTGCTGAAGTTCAATATAGTTTTCCAACGTATGTATTTCTTCTTCAAGAGTAATCGTTTCCATGCGGGATTGTTCTAGTACTCTTCGACTGAGTTTGGCAAATTTTCCAAGATACAATACTGCAAGATCTGTATCTTTTCTGAGAATCATTCCCTGGATATTTCCTAATGCATTAAAGATAAAATGCGGATCCATCTGAGATTGTAACAGTCTTCTTTCAAGAGATAGTTTTTCCGCTAAGCTTTCCAATGTTTCCTTTTCCAAAAGTTCCATTTTAAGTTCATTATTGGTTTGTTGTTGTTGAAGGAAATCTTCTCTTTTCTGATGATAACGCTGTCGGAAATAGTAAGACCGATACATAAAGACAAGTCCCACAAGTAACACTGCGGAAATTCCATATCCTAATAACTGATTTTTTTTCTGAAGTTTATTTTCCTGCTCCAGTTGCTGAATACGAGCTATTTTCTTTTCTGATTCATATTTGGCATCAGCATTCTGAAGGATCTGCTGAGTTGATTCGTCATACTTTAGTTTATTATATTTGATAAAAAATGTATCGTATTCAAGATAGGCTTTATAGTCTTTTTCTTCTGCTGCAATATTTTTCAGACATTCATAAAATGCTGCCAAAAGATAATTGTCTTTGTAGGGCAGAGTCTGTTGATAGGTAATTCCTTCTTTAAAAAGATGTTCTGCGGTTCTGTATTCTCCTTTTGATACATAATACTGTCCGCGTAACCCCATAGAACTTCGGTATACGCTTTTGATACCATACTGTTTCCCAATAAGTAAAGCTTTTTCCAATGCAGATAAAAATGAATTTTCATCAATTGGCTTAGGCCCATTCATATATAAAGCAGCAAGGTTGATATAGGCAATTCCGATATTACTTTTACTATCTATTTTGGCTTCATTTTTTTCTATAAAAGCAATGGTTTGTTTAAAAAACAAAATGGCATCCTGCCAACGACCGGTGTTTCCTGAAACAATGAGATCAGAAAGATAATTTCCTACCGCCAGTCTTGCATGAAGAATACTTTCAGGATTCCCAGATTTTTCCGCGAATGAAAGTCCTTCATCAGCATATTTTTTAACTTTTTCAGGAGAATCTGGTGAAAAGAGGTAAGAGATATCCGCACCGAGTTTAGCAGATTGGTCGTAGCTCTGCATTGTATTAAATAAAGCATAAGCTTTCAAAAAATAAGTAAGAGCCTGTGACTTATCATCAGTATATGATTTGAGATATCCCATCGCAGCATTAGCAAAAGCTTTTGCACGATCACTTTTTAAAGACTTGGCAATGTCATAGGACCTTTCTGTGTATTTTGTGAATTCCTTGAGATGAAGAAGACGTTTATGGGTTAGGGCAAGATACGCACTACAAATCGCTTCATCTTCTTTATTTCCTGTTTTTTGAGAAACTTGAAGAGCTGCCATCTGCATTTTGAGACTTGCTGACGAGTCAGTAAACCTTTTGGAATATCCTTCACTGGCTGCATGTTCGGCAGAAGATACTTGCTGAGCTTTTATGGAGCCACAGGAAATCCAGCAAAATATAAAGCAAAATAGAAGTTGGGTTATGTCGTTTTTTTTGATCATTTCAGTTGATAGATTGGGCTAAATTATACATTGTGGAAGGATTAACAAAATAGCACTGGTTTTAAAATGCTGATTTTAAGGGAAAATTTGAACCTAATTAAACACATTGTCACCAGTTTTTTACCAAATACCAATTCAAAATGTATATATACCAATTGATGCTGGCAAATAGTCATTCGAATATTTAATCTTGCATAGAATATTAGTGCAATAGCCATGAAAACTATATATAAATTCCTGACTTTCCTTATTTTATTTTTTCCTGCCAAAATGCTGCTTTCCCAGCAGACAGATGAAAAGCGGATGAAAATTCAAGTATCTGTGAAAGATGGAAAAAATCAGATTGTTTCTGTTATTAAATCCTATACCATATCCTATAACAGAACTTTATTAACCCCTGAGAATAATAAATCAGGGGAGGCTAAAGCATTTTATATATCATTGGATTTTGAAAAACAGGATATTCCTTTTTTAAGAGCATTTATCCAAAACAAAGCAGGTTTGGATGGTCAGATTACAGTAACAGATACTTATGGGAAATTACCTTCCCGAAAAATTGATTTTCAATCGGCCACAATGGATATTATGAACGATCAGGCGATGGGAGAGTACAGTGGGATGTTCATGAATCTAAGCTGTAATGTTATTACTATTGATGGGTTGAAAATAGAACATTAAACCTCACAAATGATGAAAAAAAACACAATATACTTAATGCATCAACAATCCTGAAATGGGATATCTGTAGTGTAAAGATAGTAAATATGCATTTCCTGAACTTTCTTTACGATTGGAATCTCTTTAGAGAATCTTTAGAATGGTATCCTAAAATAGGAAAAGCTTTTACAGCAATGAATGAAGAGTAGCTGAAAGAAAAGAATATATAAATCTAAAGATAAGACCGTGAATACATTACATCAGGAAGCCATTGAAGCATTCCGTCAGAAAAACTATGCTGTTGCTGCTAAAAACTGGATCAAAGGGCATGCTCTTCCGGATGATAGAGAAGAGCTTAAGGAAATCTACCTCTGGGCTAATTCTTTAAATGAAACTTCTCCGGATTCTGATCTTTGCGCCATATTAGGACTCATTGCTCTGGATCATTACGAAATATTTACGAGTAACCGTGAAAAAGCTCTTATTCAGTGTGTAGAATGGAGCAAACAGGGAATCAGTATCAGTCCGAATCACCCTTGGTGCCATCGTCATGCCGGTTCTGCTTTCTATTGGATGGATCAATGGGAGGAAGCAGTTCCTTATTATGAAAAAGCAATGTCTTTGGTACCATCTCCAACTTTACAGGTGAGACTGTTTATGATTAATAATAAAGAAAATGTTAATCCTGATTTTCTGTTGCTGGATGTAAATCCCGAAACTTCCGAAGCCATGGAGGCCTATAACGCTGGTGTTGAAATTAATAGAATTCTCAACCAAAACCCTCAAATATCTGAATTTGAAAAGGAGAGACTTACCCAATTGAAAAGAGACTGTTATACTGTAGCTTATCGTCTTTATCATAAAACGTTGGTTGAAAGAAACGGAGATTCCTATAATGAAGATCCTCATACCTTTGCGATGTGCTGTAATAATTTAGCCGCAGAGCTTATCAGCCAGGAAAAATATGATGAAGCTATTGCTGTCACTACGGAAGGGATGAAATTCAGTTATTTCATGTACATTCTCCAGAATAGATTTAATGCGTACTTAGAAGCAGGATATCTCAAAGAAGCTATAGCAGATGGGGAACAGTTCATGGAGGATTTTATAAATGACATGGATTCTGTAACCTACTTTAATAGTATAGACCAGCTTTGTTACAGTTATATGGAATTGAAAGATGATACGTCTGCTATGGAATGGATTAATGCAGGGTTGGAAAGTTATCATGAATTAGATACGACAGATCCTTTACTGACCCATCCGGAAATTGTACGATGCTTTACTAATTTTTATATCCATAAATCAAAAATTGAAGAACAGACAGGAATACAACCAGATCCAGCTATGGCTTCAAAAGAAGCTGATCGTATTTTGGAGGAAATGCCGGATAATCCAAGTATACTCATCAGCCGTTCCAATATTTTTTTAGAAGAAGAAAACTATGCAAAAGCGCTGGAATGTTTGCAGTATGCTATACATTTTGCGTCAGAACAAAATAAGATAAGATCTGCGCAGGTGGCTTTATACAATATGGGATATATTCAGGTTGCGAAACTTCGTGATGAAGCAACGGCATTTGAAAGTTTTGAACAGAGTATAGCTTTAGGAAATGAAGATTTCTGGTGCTGTTATTGGGCGGTTCACTGTGGGTATCATTTGCAGGAAAATGAAAAGACGGTTGAATATGCTTTGCTGGCTCTTCAGGCTTTGCCTCAACAGGATGGAGTAACCGCTGAAATTATTGCGGAGATTTATGAACATTTAGGAACAGCACAATTAGACTTAGCTCAATATTCTGAAGCAGCAGAAAATCTAAAATTGTCTTTACAGTACAATCATTCACCTATAGCAGAAGAAAATCTGAAAACTGCCGAAGCAGAAAATAAACGTAATTATTCCGGAGGCTTTTTCAAAAAAATATTTGGAAAATAATGATGAGTGAAGCTAGAGGCTGGAAGATTATCATAACTTCCATCCTACAAAATATAAACCCCGGAGAATTCCTGTTCTCCGGGGCTATTTTTATAAATTACTTTAAACGCTTTACAAGTGAACTGTGCTCTTCCGGTCAGAAATAACATTCAGTATTACGCCCAGTAAAATAAGTGTAATTCCAATCAGTAAGTTGGTGGTAAACTTTTCATTAAACATAAAGACACTTACCATTACAGCGACAACAGGCTCCAGTGCACCTAAAATAGCAACCGGAGTAGAACCAATGCTCTTAATAGCATACACCAGACATAAACTGGAAATAACTGTAGTAAGAAATGCAAAAATAAGAAAGTTAATAAAAATAGTTATCGAAGGGATTGCAAATGATTGATGTCCAATAACAGACTTGCTCATAAAAAATACAGACGTAAAAAGCATCGAGTAGAAGGTAAGTTTAAACCCGGAAACTTTCAGTTTCGATTTATTGACAATTACCATATAAAGGGCATAAAACAATGAACTGAGCATAACGATTCCCAATCCTGCAAAATTGATTTCAAAACCATTTCCTTTCAGGCATAAAACAATGACGCCGGCAAAGGCAAGAAATAATGAAGCAATAGATAATTTGGTGAGTTTCTCTTTATAAAAGAAAAACATAATCAATGCTACAATAACGGGATAAATAAATAAAACTGTAGAAGCAATTCCCGGGGTAAGAAAATCATATCCTATGAACAAAAATTCAGAAGAAAGAGCATAGCATACTCCCAGAATAGCTAATATTAAAGCTTCCTTTTTATTGATTCTGAAGTTTTGTTTAGAATAAATGAGATATCCACCCACTATTATGGCTGAAAAGAAAAACCTGTAAAACAGTGTAATATCCATTGAAAAATGAGCCTGTTTAATCGGTAGGATAAAAATCGGAATCAATCCATATGAAACCGCCGACAAAACCCCCAATAAATAACCTCTAAGTTTTATTTGCATTTTATAGTGTATAGTTTTTAAAACAAAAAACCACTGAATCAATCAGTGGTTTTTTATTATTTTGTTAAAGATTAGATCGGTTTAAAACTTAATCCCTGTTCCTGCAGTAATAATTGTTCCTGCTCTTTATAGTAACCACTTACTAGTTTATCGTGAATCGCTTCAAACGCGGCCAGAGTTTCATTAATTTCTGAATCCGTATGAGAAGCGGTAGGAATCAGTCTTAAAAGAATCATTCCCTTAGGAATTACCGGATAGACCACTACTGAGGTAAAGATCCCGTAATTCTCTCTAAGATCTTTTACCAATAGAGTAGCTTCTACAGGAGTTCCCTGCATCATTACCGGAGTAACACAAGTATTCGTATCTCCGATGTTGAATCCTCTTTCTTTTAATCCGCTCTGTAGTTTTTCTACATTTTCCCAAAGTTTAGCTTTGATTTCTGGTCTCGATCTCAATAGCTCTAATCTTTTCAATCCTCCGATTACCATTGGCATCGTAAGAGATTTTGCAAAGATTTGTGATCTTAGGTTGAACTTCAGGTATCTGATGATTTCTTTGTCACCCGCAAGGAATGCTCCGAAACCAGCCATTGATTTTGCAAAAGTAGAGAAATATACGTCGATCTGATCGTTACAGTCTTGCTCTTCACCTACTCCGGCACCCGTTTTACCTAGTGTTCCGAAACCGTGAGCATCATCTACTAGAAGTCTGAATTGATATTTTGATTTAAGCTCGCAAATCTCTTTGATTTTTCCTTGCTGTCCTCTCATCCCGAAAACTCCTTCAGTAATCACAAGGATTCCTCCTCCCGTTTCTTCTGCTACTTTGGTAGCTCTCTGAAGGTTTTTTTCAAGGCTTTCCATATCATTATGCTTGTAGGTAAATCTTTTACCAGAATGAAGTCTTACTCCATCCACGATACAGGCATGAGAATCCATATCGTAAACGATAACATCGTTTCTGCTTACCAAGGCATCAATCGTAGAAACCATTCCCTGGTAACCGAAATTCAATAAATATGCTGATTCTTTTTGTACGAAGTCTGCCAATTCTCTTTCCAACTGAAGGTGCTGATCTGTTTCTCCAGACATCGCTCTTGCTCCCATCGGATAGAACATTCCATATTCTGCAGCCGCCTTGGCATCTGCTTCAATTACTTCAGGATGATTACACAATCCTAAATAATCATTGGCACTCCAGAAAAT
This Chryseobacterium sp. G0162 DNA region includes the following protein-coding sequences:
- a CDS encoding aminotransferase class I/II-fold pyridoxal phosphate-dependent enzyme — translated: MDIFERIKENPGPLGQFADYGEGYFIFPRLEGPIGPRMQFQGREVIFWSANDYLGLCNHPEVIEADAKAAAEYGMFYPMGARAMSGETDQHLQLERELADFVQKESAYLLNFGYQGMVSTIDALVSRNDVIVYDMDSHACIVDGVRLHSGKRFTYKHNDMESLEKNLQRATKVAEETGGGILVITEGVFGMRGQQGKIKEICELKSKYQFRLLVDDAHGFGTLGKTGAGVGEEQDCNDQIDVYFSTFAKSMAGFGAFLAGDKEIIRYLKFNLRSQIFAKSLTMPMVIGGLKRLELLRSRPEIKAKLWENVEKLQSGLKERGFNIGDTNTCVTPVMMQGTPVEATLLVKDLRENYGIFTSVVVYPVIPKGMILLRLIPTASHTDSEINETLAAFEAIHDKLVSGYYKEQEQLLLQEQGLSFKPI
- a CDS encoding DMT family transporter → MQIKLRGYLLGVLSAVSYGLIPIFILPIKQAHFSMDITLFYRFFFSAIIVGGYLIYSKQNFRINKKEALILAILGVCYALSSEFLFIGYDFLTPGIASTVLFIYPVIVALIMFFFYKEKLTKLSIASLFLAFAGVIVLCLKGNGFEINFAGLGIVMLSSLFYALYMVIVNKSKLKVSGFKLTFYSMLFTSVFFMSKSVIGHQSFAIPSITIFINFLIFAFLTTVISSLCLVYAIKSIGSTPVAILGALEPVVAVMVSVFMFNEKFTTNLLIGITLILLGVILNVISDRKSTVHL
- a CDS encoding LytR/AlgR family response regulator transcription factor, producing MYKTIIIEDEYHLREALSIMLEMIAPDKIQIIGYAESADEAAKLINRLQPDLVFMDIMLKNGTGFEVLQQISYRKFHLIFTTAYEEYAIRAFKFSALDYLLKPIDAEELEIAINRISGIKERFLEEQQVHELSHNMHRTPQRIILPTQEAMHVVKINQIMHCETSGSYTTFYLNDGKKIMISKPLKNYESILLPPDFFRVHQSFLINTNYIVSYSREGMVEMENGASIPISRAKKEAFFKLMKEE
- a CDS encoding tetratricopeptide repeat protein encodes the protein MNTLHQEAIEAFRQKNYAVAAKNWIKGHALPDDREELKEIYLWANSLNETSPDSDLCAILGLIALDHYEIFTSNREKALIQCVEWSKQGISISPNHPWCHRHAGSAFYWMDQWEEAVPYYEKAMSLVPSPTLQVRLFMINNKENVNPDFLLLDVNPETSEAMEAYNAGVEINRILNQNPQISEFEKERLTQLKRDCYTVAYRLYHKTLVERNGDSYNEDPHTFAMCCNNLAAELISQEKYDEAIAVTTEGMKFSYFMYILQNRFNAYLEAGYLKEAIADGEQFMEDFINDMDSVTYFNSIDQLCYSYMELKDDTSAMEWINAGLESYHELDTTDPLLTHPEIVRCFTNFYIHKSKIEEQTGIQPDPAMASKEADRILEEMPDNPSILISRSNIFLEEENYAKALECLQYAIHFASEQNKIRSAQVALYNMGYIQVAKLRDEATAFESFEQSIALGNEDFWCCYWAVHCGYHLQENEKTVEYALLALQALPQQDGVTAEIIAEIYEHLGTAQLDLAQYSEAAENLKLSLQYNHSPIAEENLKTAEAENKRNYSGGFFKKIFGK
- a CDS encoding sensor histidine kinase; amino-acid sequence: MIKKNDITQLLFCFIFCWISCGSIKAQQVSSAEHAASEGYSKRFTDSSASLKMQMAALQVSQKTGNKEDEAICSAYLALTHKRLLHLKEFTKYTERSYDIAKSLKSDRAKAFANAAMGYLKSYTDDKSQALTYFLKAYALFNTMQSYDQSAKLGADISYLFSPDSPEKVKKYADEGLSFAEKSGNPESILHARLAVGNYLSDLIVSGNTGRWQDAILFFKQTIAFIEKNEAKIDSKSNIGIAYINLAALYMNGPKPIDENSFLSALEKALLIGKQYGIKSVYRSSMGLRGQYYVSKGEYRTAEHLFKEGITYQQTLPYKDNYLLAAFYECLKNIAAEEKDYKAYLEYDTFFIKYNKLKYDESTQQILQNADAKYESEKKIARIQQLEQENKLQKKNQLLGYGISAVLLVGLVFMYRSYYFRQRYHQKREDFLQQQQTNNELKMELLEKETLESLAEKLSLERRLLQSQMDPHFIFNALGNIQGMILRKDTDLAVLYLGKFAKLSRRVLEQSRMETITLEEEIHTLENYIELQQLRLNRSFDYQIQCEESVDQQLHIPPLLIQPFVENAIEHGLKPLEAFQKGVLFINFEEKPEENLLICTIRDNGIGLTASRKQKTDDSHRSLSTKITDERLLLMLKDNSRAKLEVREMTIDKDGQQGCMVTLFIPIL